The Lysobacter capsici genome has a segment encoding these proteins:
- a CDS encoding DNA-3-methyladenine glycosylase 2 family protein — translation MNSKPDPVATPAPSASLPQWQVCEQARLSRDPRFDGLFFTAVTSTGIYCRPVCPAPAAKRENVKYFGHAAAAEAAGFRPCLRCRPELSPAEGAWRRGDAAIARALKLIDEGALAERPLAALAERVGLGERQLRRLFVDRLGAPPIGVHSTRRLLFAKQLLTETRLPITEVAMAAGFGSLRRFNTTFREAYRMAPRDLRRHPNETSDSDGETLVLRLGYRPPYDFALMLDFLRGRALPGVEVVDEHSYSRVIGPIESPGWLRVSAWPSVKNEPQHALKLELHGPAPARLLEIINRLRRMFDLDADPNAIGAALSVDPRLRALVAKRPGLRLPSGWDGFEISVRAILGQQVSVAAARTLASRTAQRFGQPLPKAFGPGLEHLFPTPEALADADLAEIGLTRARADTVRTVARALLDGRVDFRTERTLDEFVARWVALPGIGPWTAHYIALRALGHPDAFPADDLVLQKALPEDGIRMSAKALNARAEAWRPWRAYAVIQIWRDSMSTPLAKPAAKSAIEPPGKSPMKTRKARKAA, via the coding sequence ATGAACAGCAAACCCGACCCCGTCGCTACCCCCGCCCCCAGCGCCTCGCTGCCGCAATGGCAAGTGTGCGAACAGGCCCGGCTCAGCCGCGATCCGCGCTTCGACGGGTTGTTCTTCACCGCGGTGACCAGCACCGGCATCTATTGCCGGCCGGTGTGCCCGGCGCCCGCGGCCAAGCGCGAGAACGTCAAATACTTCGGCCACGCCGCCGCGGCCGAAGCCGCCGGGTTTCGGCCGTGTTTGCGCTGCCGCCCGGAGTTGTCGCCGGCCGAAGGCGCCTGGCGCCGCGGCGATGCGGCGATCGCGCGCGCGCTCAAGTTGATCGACGAGGGCGCGCTGGCCGAACGACCGCTGGCCGCGCTGGCTGAACGCGTCGGGCTGGGCGAACGCCAGTTGCGACGCTTGTTCGTCGATCGCCTCGGCGCGCCGCCGATCGGCGTGCACAGTACCCGCCGCCTTTTGTTCGCCAAACAGTTGCTGACCGAAACCCGCCTGCCGATCACCGAAGTCGCGATGGCCGCCGGTTTCGGCAGCCTGCGCCGCTTCAACACCACCTTCCGCGAGGCTTATCGGATGGCGCCGCGCGATCTGCGCCGGCACCCGAACGAAACCTCCGACAGCGACGGCGAAACGCTGGTGCTGCGGCTGGGCTATCGGCCGCCGTACGACTTCGCGCTGATGCTGGATTTCCTGCGCGGCCGCGCCCTGCCGGGCGTGGAAGTCGTCGACGAACACAGCTACAGCCGGGTGATCGGGCCGATCGAATCGCCGGGCTGGTTGCGGGTCAGCGCCTGGCCTAGCGTCAAGAACGAGCCGCAGCACGCGCTCAAGCTCGAATTGCACGGGCCGGCGCCGGCGCGGCTGCTGGAGATCATCAATCGCTTGCGACGCATGTTCGATCTGGACGCCGATCCCAACGCGATCGGCGCCGCGCTATCGGTCGATCCGCGGCTGCGCGCACTGGTCGCCAAGCGTCCCGGTCTGCGTTTGCCCAGCGGCTGGGACGGTTTCGAAATTTCGGTGCGCGCGATCCTCGGTCAACAGGTCAGCGTCGCCGCCGCGCGCACGCTCGCCTCGCGCACCGCGCAACGTTTCGGCCAGCCGCTGCCGAAAGCGTTCGGGCCCGGACTGGAGCATCTGTTCCCGACGCCCGAAGCGCTGGCCGACGCGGATCTGGCCGAAATCGGCCTGACCCGCGCCCGCGCCGACACCGTGCGCACCGTGGCGCGCGCCTTGCTCGACGGCCGGGTCGACTTCCGCACCGAACGCACGCTCGACGAGTTCGTCGCGCGCTGGGTCGCGCTGCCCGGGATCGGGCCGTGGACCGCGCACTACATCGCGCTGCGCGCGCTCGGCCATCCCGATGCGTTCCCGGCCGACGATCTGGTCCTGCAGAAAGCCCTGCCCGAAGACGGCATCCGCATGAGCGCGAAGGCGCTCAACGCCCGCGCCGAAGCGTGGCGGCCATGGCGCGCGTACGCGGTGATCCAGATCTGGCGCGACAGCATGTCGACGCCGCTTGCGAAACCCGCGGCCAAATCCGCGATCGAGCCGCCGGGCAAATCGCCGATGAAGACGCGCAAAGCGAGGAAGGCCGCATGA
- a CDS encoding methylated-DNA--[protein]-cysteine S-methyltransferase: protein MSTNIRLKDGAVTYQHIDSPVGRLLLASGDDGLRLIEFEAPWHPVSMSEGWREGDDAVLAATRTQLAEYFAGTRKTFDLPLAPHGTPFQMQCWRTLALIGWGETWSYGQMARHMGQPSATRAVGAANGRNPLPIVLPCHRVIGADGSLTGFGGGLPTKQFLLTHEGVLGRPAPIADLFAV from the coding sequence ATGAGCACCAACATCCGACTCAAGGACGGCGCGGTCACTTATCAGCACATCGACAGCCCGGTCGGGCGCCTGCTGCTCGCCAGCGGTGACGACGGCCTGCGCCTGATCGAATTCGAAGCGCCGTGGCATCCGGTGTCGATGAGCGAGGGCTGGCGCGAAGGCGACGATGCGGTGCTCGCCGCAACCCGCACGCAGCTCGCCGAATATTTCGCCGGAACCCGCAAGACCTTCGATCTGCCGCTGGCCCCGCACGGCACGCCGTTCCAGATGCAATGCTGGCGCACGCTCGCGCTGATCGGCTGGGGCGAGACCTGGAGTTACGGCCAGATGGCGCGGCATATGGGCCAGCCCAGCGCGACCCGCGCGGTCGGCGCCGCCAACGGCCGCAACCCATTGCCTATCGTGCTGCCCTGCCATCGCGTGATCGGCGCCGACGGCAGCCTCACCGGTTTCGGCGGCGGTCTGCCGACCAAGCAATTCCTGCTGACCCACGAAGGCGTGCTGGGACGGCCGGCGCCGATCGCGGATCTGTTCGCGGTTTGA
- a CDS encoding formimidoylglutamate deiminase, with protein sequence MVALRRRAGENARMTIPASHRIWTPAGWRGDAAGDRVVPGIANLHSHAFQRAMAGMAERQTNPADSFWTWRETMYRFAARFTPEALHAVATQLYVEMLEAGYTSVCEFHYLHHAPDGRPYADPAAMSRALIAAARETGIRMTLLPVLYMTGGFDERPLGERQRRFGHEVDAYLSLLDTLRGEADELLRVGCCLHSLRAVPPGPMREVLAALPADSRVHVHIAEQVAEVEDCLAVRKARPVQWLLEHAQVDERWTLVHATHLDEAEVQGIARSGATVAICTTTEANLGDGFFPLRDYLDAGGFWGVGSDSHISVSPVEELRWLEYGQRLLTRRRNIAVGEASSSVGETLLRDVVASASRSTGFDQASLDGDTLTLDGDAPALAGASDEDCIDRWLFSGNRSVLREVHVGGRQVVADGRHREHAAIAARYARTLRALLAD encoded by the coding sequence ATGGTCGCGTTGCGCCGCCGCGCAGGCGAGAATGCGCGCATGACCATTCCCGCCTCCCACCGCATCTGGACCCCCGCCGGCTGGCGCGGCGACGCCGCCGGCGATCGCGTCGTGCCGGGCATCGCCAACCTGCATTCGCACGCGTTCCAGCGCGCGATGGCCGGCATGGCCGAGCGCCAGACCAACCCCGCCGACAGCTTCTGGACCTGGCGCGAAACCATGTACCGGTTCGCCGCGCGCTTCACCCCCGAGGCGCTGCACGCGGTCGCGACCCAGTTGTACGTGGAGATGCTCGAAGCCGGCTACACCAGCGTGTGCGAGTTCCATTATCTGCATCACGCGCCCGACGGCCGGCCCTACGCCGACCCGGCGGCGATGTCGCGCGCGCTGATCGCCGCCGCGCGCGAAACCGGCATCCGCATGACCTTGCTGCCGGTGCTGTACATGACCGGCGGCTTCGACGAACGTCCGCTCGGCGAACGCCAGCGCCGCTTCGGTCACGAGGTCGACGCGTATCTGAGCTTGCTCGACACCCTGCGCGGCGAAGCCGACGAACTGCTGCGGGTGGGCTGCTGCCTGCACAGCCTGCGCGCGGTGCCGCCCGGGCCGATGCGCGAAGTACTCGCGGCGTTGCCGGCCGACAGCCGGGTGCATGTGCATATCGCCGAACAGGTCGCCGAGGTCGAGGACTGCCTCGCCGTGCGCAAGGCGCGGCCGGTGCAATGGCTGCTGGAGCATGCGCAGGTCGACGAACGCTGGACCCTGGTGCATGCCACCCACCTCGACGAGGCGGAAGTGCAGGGCATCGCCCGCAGCGGCGCGACCGTGGCGATCTGCACCACCACCGAGGCCAATCTGGGCGACGGCTTCTTCCCGCTGCGCGATTACCTCGATGCCGGCGGGTTTTGGGGCGTGGGCTCGGACTCGCATATTTCGGTGTCGCCGGTCGAGGAATTGCGCTGGCTGGAATACGGCCAGCGCCTGCTCACGCGCCGGCGCAACATCGCGGTCGGCGAGGCGTCGAGCAGCGTCGGCGAAACCCTGCTGCGCGATGTGGTCGCGAGCGCATCGCGTTCGACCGGTTTCGATCAGGCCAGCCTCGATGGCGATACGCTGACTCTGGATGGCGATGCGCCGGCACTGGCCGGCGCGAGCGACGAGGACTGCATCGACCGCTGGTTGTTCAGCGGCAATCGCAGCGTGCTGCGCGAAGTGCATGTCGGCGGTCGCCAGGTCGTCGCCGACGGGCGTCATCGCGAGCATGCGGCGATCGCGGCGCGGTATGCGCGGACCTTGCGGGCGTTGCTGGCAGATTGA
- the hutI gene encoding imidazolonepropionase → MTASTSAPHNHRYDGLILGASLATLDCADGYGEIADAALAWRDGRIAHIGPRSALDAEPAELATTVIHADGWITPGLIDCHTHLVFAGDRAREFELRLQGASYEAIARAGGGIVSSVRATREASEDELLRQSLPRARALLADGATSLEIKSGYGLDFDNERKMLRVARRIGEILGVRVRTTYLGAHALPPEYSDRADAYIDAVCEWMPRLHAEALIDAVDAFCEGIGFSPAQTRRVFETARALGLPVKLHADQLSDLGGGALAAAFDGLSADHVEHTSLDSVRAMAEHGTVAVLLPGAFHVLRETKLPPLQAFRDHCVAMAVATDCNPGTSPLLSLRQAMQLSCTHFRLTPEEALRGATVHAARALGLVDAGVLRVGARADFVQWDIGHPAELCYWLGVRLARRVVAGGRVLVERGERD, encoded by the coding sequence ATGACCGCCTCTACTTCCGCCCCTCACAACCACCGCTACGACGGCCTGATCCTCGGCGCCTCGCTCGCCACCCTCGACTGCGCCGACGGCTACGGCGAGATCGCCGACGCCGCGCTGGCCTGGCGCGACGGCCGCATCGCCCACATCGGCCCGCGCTCCGCGTTGGACGCCGAGCCGGCCGAGCTGGCGACCACGGTGATCCACGCCGACGGCTGGATCACCCCCGGCCTGATCGACTGCCACACCCACCTGGTGTTCGCCGGCGACCGCGCGCGCGAGTTCGAGCTGCGTCTGCAGGGCGCGAGTTACGAAGCCATCGCCCGCGCCGGCGGCGGCATCGTCTCCAGCGTTCGCGCCACCCGCGAAGCCAGCGAGGACGAGCTGCTGCGCCAGTCGCTGCCGCGCGCGCGCGCGCTGCTGGCCGACGGCGCGACCAGCCTGGAGATCAAGTCCGGCTACGGCCTGGACTTCGACAACGAACGCAAGATGCTGCGGGTCGCGCGCCGGATCGGCGAGATCCTCGGCGTGCGGGTGCGCACCACCTACCTCGGCGCGCATGCGCTGCCGCCGGAATACAGCGACCGCGCCGACGCCTACATCGACGCGGTCTGCGAGTGGATGCCGCGCCTGCACGCGGAAGCGCTGATCGATGCGGTCGATGCGTTCTGCGAAGGCATCGGCTTCAGCCCGGCGCAGACCCGACGCGTGTTCGAAACCGCGCGCGCGCTCGGCCTGCCGGTCAAGCTGCATGCCGACCAGCTCAGCGATCTCGGCGGCGGCGCATTGGCCGCCGCGTTCGATGGGCTATCGGCCGATCATGTCGAACACACCTCGCTCGACAGCGTGCGCGCGATGGCCGAGCACGGCACGGTCGCGGTGCTGCTGCCCGGCGCGTTCCATGTGCTGCGCGAAACCAAGCTACCGCCGCTGCAGGCGTTCCGCGATCACTGTGTGGCGATGGCGGTGGCGACCGACTGCAATCCGGGCACCTCGCCCTTGCTGTCGCTGCGCCAGGCCATGCAGCTGTCCTGCACGCATTTCCGTCTGACTCCCGAGGAAGCGCTGCGCGGCGCCACCGTGCATGCGGCGCGCGCGTTGGGGCTGGTCGATGCGGGCGTGCTGCGGGTCGGTGCGCGCGCGGACTTCGTGCAGTGGGATATCGGGCATCCGGCCGAGCTGTGTTACTGGCTCGGCGTGCGGCTGGCGCGACGGGTGGTCGCGGGTGGGCGGGTGCTGGTGGAACGTGGCGAGCGGGATTGA
- a CDS encoding dipeptidase, with translation MRIAVLALAVAAVALSSPLIAQADQPLSAGQRFAQDAIIVDTHIDAPSLLLRNWNDLGLDTPKVEFDYPRARQGGLDVAFMSIYTSPAEDAAGTATQTAHTQIDAVEAMVGRRPDQFAVLRSPKDLERLHQRGQRVLLALGMENGAPIGDDLSRLKLFHARGVRYITLAHSEDNRISDSSYDKHHKWKGLSPFGEQVVDEMNRLGIMVDVSHLSDDAVRDVLARSKAPVIASHSGLRHFTPGFERNLSDELAKAVAAKGGVVQVVFGNAFVDPASAADTQAYFDASAKFEQEQAAARARGDKPRSEKEFDDAWQAAHPPRTVKIDAVLDQIDYGIKLLGADHVGIGSDFDGVSGALPEGLKSVADYPNLIEGLKARGHSDETIRKVLGGNLLRVWGRVEALATP, from the coding sequence GTGCGCATCGCCGTTCTCGCTTTAGCCGTCGCCGCTGTCGCCCTGTCGTCGCCGCTGATCGCGCAAGCCGATCAGCCCCTCAGCGCCGGCCAGCGCTTCGCCCAGGACGCGATCATCGTCGATACCCACATCGATGCGCCCAGCCTGCTGCTGCGCAACTGGAACGACCTCGGTCTGGACACGCCCAAGGTCGAGTTCGACTACCCGCGCGCGCGTCAGGGCGGGCTGGATGTCGCCTTCATGTCGATCTACACCTCGCCGGCCGAAGATGCCGCCGGCACCGCGACCCAGACCGCGCACACCCAGATCGATGCGGTCGAGGCGATGGTGGGACGCCGCCCCGATCAGTTCGCGGTGCTGCGCAGCCCGAAGGATCTCGAACGCCTGCACCAGCGCGGCCAGCGCGTGCTGCTGGCGCTGGGCATGGAGAACGGCGCGCCGATCGGCGACGACCTGTCCAGGCTCAAGCTGTTCCACGCGCGCGGCGTGCGCTACATCACCCTCGCCCACAGCGAGGACAACCGGATCAGCGATTCGTCCTACGACAAGCACCACAAGTGGAAGGGTCTGAGCCCGTTCGGCGAGCAAGTCGTCGACGAGATGAACCGGCTCGGCATCATGGTCGACGTCTCGCACCTGTCCGACGACGCGGTGCGCGACGTGCTCGCGCGCAGCAAGGCGCCGGTGATCGCCAGCCACTCGGGCCTGCGCCACTTCACTCCCGGCTTCGAACGCAATCTCAGCGACGAGTTGGCCAAGGCGGTCGCGGCCAAGGGCGGCGTGGTCCAGGTAGTGTTCGGCAACGCCTTCGTCGACCCGGCCTCGGCCGCCGACACCCAGGCCTATTTCGACGCCAGCGCCAAGTTCGAACAGGAACAGGCCGCGGCGCGCGCGCGCGGCGACAAGCCGCGCAGCGAAAAGGAATTCGACGACGCCTGGCAGGCGGCGCATCCGCCGCGCACGGTCAAGATCGATGCGGTGCTCGATCAGATCGATTACGGCATCAAGCTGCTCGGCGCCGATCATGTCGGCATCGGCTCGGACTTCGACGGCGTCAGCGGCGCCTTGCCCGAAGGACTGAAGTCGGTCGCCGACTATCCGAACCTGATCGAAGGGCTGAAGGCGCGCGGCCATTCCGACGAGACCATCCGCAAGGTACTCGGCGGCAATCTGCTGCGCGTGTGGGGCCGGGTCGAGGCCTTGGCGACGCCATGA
- a CDS encoding DUF6348 family protein, whose protein sequence is MSEPTDTQATHAFEPIAANPGSASYGHLTFAPEGEESWVEPFDLTELAAKVLGELGHEVRVDGDWIELPASGLYLLPQLIEFDIRPDGNIHVATTMQCNHATLLPQGLFEYQYSVQETFDEAAALGFNQWARTDLPVLLDATRDTAESCMQMRMDFPAEGDRPAYARRVLFGPVAHYGRVPREAATNEDGDDDEGEHDFCPCCLFTNSIDTFEPLLHSEALYGLRLFASRDEDGECQSDCRANGEEWPQGLAALRAYAATWPGTHMEYRKQYVIVQSVVD, encoded by the coding sequence ATGAGCGAACCGACCGACACGCAGGCGACGCACGCGTTCGAACCGATCGCGGCCAATCCGGGTTCGGCCAGTTACGGCCACCTGACCTTCGCCCCCGAGGGCGAGGAAAGCTGGGTCGAACCGTTCGACCTGACCGAACTGGCGGCGAAGGTGCTCGGCGAACTCGGCCACGAAGTCCGCGTCGACGGCGACTGGATCGAATTGCCCGCCAGCGGCCTGTACCTGCTGCCGCAGTTGATCGAATTCGATATCCGACCCGACGGCAACATCCACGTCGCCACGACCATGCAGTGCAACCACGCCACCTTGTTGCCGCAGGGTTTGTTCGAGTATCAGTACTCGGTCCAGGAAACCTTCGACGAAGCCGCCGCGCTCGGTTTCAATCAGTGGGCGCGCACCGACCTGCCGGTGCTGCTCGACGCGACCCGCGACACCGCCGAATCGTGCATGCAGATGCGCATGGATTTCCCCGCCGAAGGCGATCGCCCGGCCTACGCGCGACGCGTGCTGTTCGGACCGGTCGCGCATTACGGCCGGGTGCCGCGCGAGGCCGCCACGAATGAAGACGGCGACGATGACGAGGGCGAGCACGACTTCTGCCCGTGCTGTCTGTTCACCAACTCCATCGACACCTTTGAACCGCTGCTTCACAGCGAAGCGCTGTACGGCCTGCGCCTGTTCGCCTCGCGCGACGAGGACGGCGAGTGCCAGTCCGACTGCCGCGCCAACGGCGAGGAATGGCCGCAGGGCCTGGCGGCCTTGCGCGCCTATGCCGCCACCTGGCCGGGCACGCATATGGAGTACCGCAAGCAGTACGTGATCGTGCAGAGCGTCGTCGACTGA
- a CDS encoding outer membrane beta-barrel protein has protein sequence MKKQLALAILLATASSAAAAADGLSYSYVEFGASQSKVELPTVDPDYSVDDIKANGGYIKGSVALGDAFHLFGGYRQGDDDVAVRFRDIKLGEVGIDLSQYEVGFGYHHTLSDRVDWTGELSYVGTDVEVEEDDEFERADDFRASVGLRGKLASNFEGWVKANYTDGDAYDSEFSGTIGAQVKFNHIWGLVGEAEFGDDHNQLSLGIRASF, from the coding sequence ATGAAGAAGCAACTCGCGCTGGCCATTCTTCTCGCCACCGCTTCCTCGGCCGCCGCGGCCGCCGACGGTCTGAGCTATTCCTACGTCGAGTTCGGCGCCTCGCAGAGCAAGGTCGAGCTGCCGACCGTCGACCCCGATTATTCGGTCGACGACATCAAGGCCAACGGCGGCTACATCAAGGGCTCGGTCGCGCTGGGCGATGCGTTCCACCTGTTCGGCGGTTACCGCCAGGGCGACGACGATGTCGCGGTGCGCTTTCGTGACATCAAGCTGGGCGAAGTCGGCATCGACCTGTCCCAGTACGAAGTCGGCTTCGGTTACCACCACACGCTGTCGGACCGCGTCGACTGGACCGGCGAGCTGAGCTATGTGGGCACCGATGTGGAGGTCGAGGAGGACGACGAGTTCGAGCGCGCCGACGACTTCCGCGCTTCGGTCGGTCTGCGCGGCAAGCTGGCCAGCAACTTCGAAGGCTGGGTCAAGGCCAACTACACCGACGGCGACGCGTACGACAGCGAGTTCAGCGGCACCATCGGCGCCCAGGTCAAGTTCAACCACATCTGGGGCCTCGTCGGCGAAGCCGAATTCGGCGACGACCACAATCAGCTGAGCCTGGGCATCCGCGCCAGCTTCTGA
- a CDS encoding 30S ribosomal protein THX, which yields MRSTTMGKGDRKTAKGKRYNSSYGNARSKAVTKAAGTAAAPAVKKAAKTAVAKAPAKKVVAKKAASKE from the coding sequence ATTAGGAGCACGACCATGGGTAAAGGCGACCGCAAGACCGCCAAGGGCAAGCGCTACAACTCCAGCTACGGCAACGCCCGCAGCAAGGCCGTGACCAAGGCCGCCGGCACCGCCGCCGCCCCGGCGGTGAAGAAGGCCGCCAAGACCGCCGTCGCCAAGGCGCCGGCCAAGAAGGTCGTCGCGAAGAAGGCCGCGAGCAAGGAATAA
- a CDS encoding MerC domain-containing protein, translating to MPSFLRGLLDRIGAVGSLACAVHCAALPLLIAVLPSLGLSSWFGHRFELAFVIFATLLGGFSVWSGYRRHHAVRALSLLIPGLIVLWSGVLYPPLHGALLPHAIVMTFGGTLVGLAHLANLRLNHGHVHDASCAH from the coding sequence ATGCCTTCATTTCTACGCGGCCTGTTGGACCGAATCGGCGCTGTCGGCTCGCTGGCCTGCGCCGTGCATTGCGCCGCCCTGCCGTTGCTGATCGCGGTGCTGCCCTCGCTGGGCCTGTCCAGCTGGTTCGGCCATCGCTTCGAACTCGCGTTCGTGATCTTCGCCACCTTGCTGGGCGGTTTCAGCGTGTGGTCGGGGTATCGCCGCCACCACGCGGTGCGCGCGCTGTCGCTGCTGATTCCGGGCCTGATCGTGTTGTGGAGCGGGGTGCTGTACCCGCCGCTGCACGGCGCGCTGTTGCCGCATGCGATCGTGATGACCTTCGGCGGCACCCTGGTCGGCCTGGCCCATCTGGCCAATCTGCGGCTCAACCACGGCCACGTCCACGACGCCAGCTGCGCCCACTGA
- a CDS encoding TonB-dependent receptor has product MPKPIVSSPRARRSALALALTLALPLTQAAAQDAAGPSSPSDTRHDKATSLDAVVVTATPLQSSAEELAQPVEVLSGEKLDEARGATLGETVGKLPGVQSSNFGAGVGRPIIRGMEGPRVGVMTGGLASQDVSTVSQDHNAAVEPFLADQIEVLKGPATLLYGSGAIGGVVNIVDGRIAEKPLDETVSGRAEVRRSSVSDGVTGMARVDASGADGALVLHADGVYRNNDDYNTPLGRQRNSFVDTKTGALGASLVGDVGFLGFSAARYEDKYGNPGEPGNAEEGESPVHIDMRQNRFELKGGINQEFGIFSGLRASVADTEYEHTEFEGSEVGTRFLNDATEGRLELTHKPLAGWVGAIGLQGYERTFQAIGEEAFVPKTKTRAAGLFVTEQRKWDQLQIELGARIDKVESSPSGAAKRDFNPLSLSAGAMWKFNDAWRLTFNVDRAERAPAEEELFANGLHAATASFEIGDADLRKERANQFELGLHYHGAKFEAKLAAYQTRFDGFIYLIDTGAFEEDNPVRQWSQADATFNGFEGEAIAHLFDGDAGKFDVRLFGDTVRAKLDNGGGNLPRIAPSRIGGELRWDADSWRASLGATRYMKQDKVALNETPTDGYTLVDAHMAYHWDSGNLGYEVFLDGTNLTDQVARVHTSFLKDSVVLPGRGVDFGVRVFF; this is encoded by the coding sequence ATGCCCAAGCCCATCGTGTCGTCCCCGCGCGCTCGTCGCAGCGCGCTTGCCCTTGCCCTGACCCTCGCCCTGCCCTTGACCCAGGCGGCCGCCCAGGATGCCGCCGGTCCGTCCAGCCCCAGCGATACCCGCCACGACAAGGCTACCAGCCTGGACGCGGTCGTCGTTACCGCCACGCCGCTGCAGTCCAGCGCCGAGGAGCTTGCGCAACCGGTGGAAGTGCTGTCGGGCGAGAAGCTCGACGAGGCGCGCGGCGCCACCCTCGGCGAAACCGTCGGCAAGCTGCCGGGCGTGCAGAGTTCGAACTTCGGCGCCGGCGTCGGCCGGCCGATCATCCGCGGCATGGAAGGCCCGCGCGTGGGCGTGATGACCGGCGGCCTGGCCAGTCAGGACGTGTCCACCGTCAGCCAGGACCACAACGCCGCGGTCGAGCCGTTCCTGGCCGACCAGATCGAAGTGCTCAAGGGTCCGGCCACCTTGTTGTACGGCAGCGGCGCGATCGGCGGCGTGGTCAACATCGTCGACGGCCGCATCGCCGAGAAGCCGCTCGACGAAACCGTGTCCGGCCGCGCCGAAGTGCGCCGCAGCTCGGTCAGCGACGGCGTCACCGGCATGGCCCGGGTCGACGCCAGCGGCGCCGACGGCGCGCTGGTGCTGCATGCCGACGGCGTGTACCGCAACAACGACGATTACAACACCCCGCTCGGCCGCCAGCGCAACAGCTTCGTCGACACCAAGACCGGCGCGCTCGGCGCCTCGCTGGTCGGCGACGTCGGTTTCCTGGGTTTTTCCGCCGCGCGCTATGAAGACAAGTATGGCAATCCCGGCGAACCGGGCAACGCCGAGGAAGGCGAATCGCCGGTCCACATCGACATGCGCCAGAACCGCTTCGAACTCAAGGGCGGCATCAACCAGGAATTCGGCATCTTCAGCGGCCTGCGCGCGAGCGTGGCCGATACCGAATACGAACACACCGAATTCGAAGGCAGCGAAGTCGGCACGCGCTTTCTCAACGACGCCACCGAAGGCCGGCTGGAACTGACCCACAAGCCGCTGGCCGGCTGGGTCGGCGCGATCGGTCTGCAAGGCTACGAGCGCACCTTCCAGGCGATCGGCGAAGAAGCCTTCGTGCCGAAGACCAAGACCCGCGCGGCCGGCCTGTTCGTGACCGAGCAGCGCAAGTGGGATCAGCTGCAGATCGAACTGGGCGCGCGCATCGACAAGGTGGAAAGTTCGCCCAGCGGCGCGGCCAAGCGCGATTTCAACCCGCTGAGCCTGTCGGCCGGCGCGATGTGGAAATTCAACGACGCCTGGCGCCTGACCTTCAACGTCGACCGCGCCGAACGCGCGCCGGCCGAGGAGGAACTGTTCGCCAACGGCCTGCACGCGGCGACCGCCTCGTTCGAGATCGGCGACGCCGACCTGCGCAAGGAGCGCGCCAACCAGTTCGAACTCGGCCTGCACTACCACGGCGCGAAGTTCGAAGCGAAGCTGGCCGCGTACCAGACCCGTTTCGACGGTTTCATCTATTTGATCGATACCGGCGCGTTCGAAGAAGACAATCCGGTGCGCCAGTGGAGCCAGGCCGACGCCACGTTCAACGGTTTCGAGGGCGAGGCGATCGCGCATCTGTTCGACGGCGACGCCGGCAAGTTCGACGTGCGCCTGTTCGGCGATACCGTGCGCGCCAAGCTCGACAACGGCGGCGGCAACCTGCCGCGGATCGCGCCGTCGCGCATCGGCGGCGAACTGCGCTGGGACGCCGACAGCTGGCGCGCCTCGCTCGGCGCGACCCGCTACATGAAGCAGGACAAGGTCGCGCTCAACGAAACCCCGACCGACGGCTACACCCTGGTCGATGCGCACATGGCCTACCACTGGGATTCGGGCAACCTGGGTTATGAGGTGTTTCTCGACGGCACCAACCTGACCGACCAGGTCGCGCGGGTGCACACCTCGTTCCTCAAGGACAGCGTGGTGCTGCCGGGCCGCGGCGTCGATTTCGGGGTGCGGGTGTTCTTCTGA
- a CDS encoding MarR family winged helix-turn-helix transcriptional regulator, with protein sequence MRKLSRLMSQRYDQALAPAGVNLNQYSILRRTGGQGRPLGEIAHELGMDRSTLSRDLKPLVEAGWIEAVAGGDARQRRLRITRAGRKVIDRAMPLWRAAQDEINRGLGMDGIALLHAQLDAAIAQLQGAIR encoded by the coding sequence ATGCGCAAGCTTTCGCGCCTGATGAGCCAGCGCTACGACCAGGCGCTGGCGCCGGCCGGGGTCAACCTCAATCAGTACTCGATCCTGCGCCGTACCGGCGGCCAGGGCCGGCCGCTGGGCGAGATCGCGCACGAACTGGGCATGGACCGCAGCACCTTGAGCCGCGACCTCAAGCCGCTGGTCGAAGCGGGCTGGATCGAAGCGGTCGCCGGCGGCGACGCGCGCCAGCGGCGGCTGCGCATCACCCGCGCCGGGCGCAAGGTGATCGACCGCGCGATGCCGCTGTGGCGGGCGGCGCAGGACGAGATCAATCGTGGGCTGGGGATGGATGGGATAGCGTTGCTGCATGCGCAGTTGGATGCGGCGATTGCGCAGTTGCAGGGGGCTATTCGCTGA